The region GAACAAAATACTTTTGTAATACTTTTTGTAAATAGGGGGTGGACAATTGATCAGTTTCTTCTGATCGTCTGATTGACTTCAGTGTTGTATTTTGCAGATGATGATCAAGGTGACCGTGAGACCACACAAATGGAGTCGTTACAGCTGTCCCTTCAGTACAGTGATGCCTGAAGTCCAGGCATTGACAGACAACACTTATGCCTCAGGAGATAATGTTAACAAAGGCAACACAGTTCCACAGAGAAGATACCATTCTCTGGAATGACACTAGCTCTTTATTGTACACTGGCTTCACtcttagtgtttttaaagaacaTGTTAAATATCTCCAGCAATTGTATACTTCCAGTTTTAATATACACATAATGCATCAAATTCTGATGACCATGAAGCTGAAGTTGAATTTACTTCAAGCAGATCTTGCTGAATGCTTTGTGTCACTGAGTGGATTGATACAGTGGAGAAGCAGATGACAGTCTACGTTCCATggcattttatatgaaatatagaATGGTTTAGTAACTAGATACATTGTGTAGTTGTTTGGAATTATTCAGTGTGActattaaatatacagtttttacacaaacacacaatgaaaATGTTAAGGTGCAGTTAatttagacccccccccccccacactgaAAATGATACAGTTTAACAATGCAaggtaaataaatatcaatttgTCACTTTTATCTAAACTAAGTCATAAGTTATGGTAGACCACATTGTTATACACTGCGGGGGTGATAAATATTTACCATCACGTGTttaatatattgttctgtgtgtgttctcACCACATCGCTCCTTACCTACCGAAAGCGAAACTGAAGTTTAACACATTATAAAGAAGTACATCAACTTATTTACTTCTGcgttgcaaaataaggtggatagggAAGATCGGCTctggatagatagatataacaaagagaagacaaattaatttacaaaatatatgtatgtagCGCTTCTTATTTTTTTGTCCTATTGCTTGCAATTAGTTTCCTATCCTTATTTCATCactgacttttttttatcttcaggtagcttgagttttttttttttttttagggttgtATTAGTTCGATATTGACATTGGTAATAAGGATTATGAAAAGTCTATGGTATCAAAGATTTTAATATCATTAActtgataaaagaaaaaaataactatattgtgatatatattgtCATCGAGATATACAATTATTCATACCGTGATATACAATTATTCATACCGTGATATAAGATTACTAGAAAAATCTTTAGTCGGACGCAGCCCTACTTTACCTGTCTAAAGGTTCCTCTACAAATGCGAGGCCTAAATGTTTTCCAAGGTGCCACTTAACCAAATGCGTCTAGGCAAAACAATGAGAGAATAAGGCAAATTTGTTTAGACAATTTCATGCTTTCAGAGATACTCACCCACACACATGCGAGCACTCATGCATACTCTCACACATAATTatcttcacacacaaacacacacgttggctttttatattttatggcgCCTTTCCATAGGCAAAATGATTTTTATCTTGTACAAACGGTATATTCTATCCCATAACCCTGTCCTTACCCCTAAACTTAAAGctcatagaaaacatttttctaacatttaaaaaataaattatgatttataccCAGCTAGCACACGTACAGCTGCAAGATGTCCGTTAAAAAGAttgcttcatctggaaagcatctgctgtgtacacaATACACATATCTGAGAGACATCTTTAAGATGTTAGTTTTACATATATTCTAAATCAGAAACATCTTAAAGATGTACGTCCTATAGACGTACTGCAGGgagcaaacacttaaaaaaatatgtcttGGAGAGGTAAATGCAGACATTAAATTAATGTCTCTGTGATGTACGCGTGCTATCAAGGTAAGCCGtttattattcttttcttttttttatggggACCAAAAAATTTCTTCCCCAAAGTaaagaaaaaactgagaaaaaaaaaacacgttttaccaaatgtccccacaacaTTGGGTTTATCCAGACCACACATACAAAGTGAAATTGGATATTCACCACAAATTCTATATTAGGCTAATTCAAGGCTTTCCACATTGATCTACATTctacattcaaaagtaacaagAAAGAACATGTTTTCGTGAATAATACTAAAGAACCCGAGAAATAGAATATGAGATCACATGACTCAAGTGTGATAAAATTTTTGCACTGAAATCAAAAGGCTTGTGTAAAAGCACTAAGTCAAAGTCAAGAGGAAAGCACCTTACAGACTCAAGCAGAAACCACAATGACAGCAGAGATGTCCTCGTGAGTGAATGACAGTGATGTATAATGAATATTTGTGGATCCTAGCAACAGGAATAAAATGATTAAGTGTCTCTTCATCTATGCTTGGAGAATGCATCCATTAATTCTTAACCACAATCACTTCAAGAGGCCTCAACATTAGTCCAATACGTTCTGATGCTTCAAACTAAAACATTCCTTCATTTCTATAAAAAGATCGAAAAGGACCATAATAGAAGAAGATAACAAATGATAAAGTTCATTGAATCGCAGATACTTCTGGATCAAGACTGGATCAACTCAATTGACAATAGATCAGGGGGAATGATAAATTATTCTTGCAAGATCTTAGATTTGTTGCACTTATATTAGAATGAAAATCGGTCCTTGCAATTTCTTTAAATTTATGATTATCCCTTAAAACAGAACGAATCTAGAAGATTCACCAGCTGATTTAAAATGGATGAAAGAATagtaaacatcacaataattatcTGCTTCCAATGCACAATCATTTGGATAAATTGATGTTTTACCTTGATTATCCTCTCcggtttatttgaataaaatgatGCGGCATCGGTCACATCATTATTCGCTCAGATTCAGACACATCCTTCTCTCGCCAGATGTTGAAGCTCCGACAGTCCACATTTTCACCTCAATATGCGTCCATCCGCTAACGTTAGACCTATTTTTTCAAGTGAAGGAGTAAACCCAGACAAACACGTTTTCgcttgaaaaacacacaaaaaatatttaaaaaacatcagAGTCTGCCCGTTTTGGGGATGTAATTCAGTCTGAAAACTCCGGTGGAGATGTTCAATCTCATAATAAtcgagaaagaaagaaaaaaaaaacactgagaaaacGGACTTAACCGTCGCTGTGAAGCAAACGCTCATATTAAACGGAGAGGAACGCTTAATGCATTTAGTACCCGCTTCTCAATCTCTTTATGCATCGCGTCGCATTCACCGAGTACAGCGACACTGAAAAGATAACAAATACATCTCAGCGCCGGATTTGATTTACACAGCGTTAACCAATGAAAATGCAGGAGTCGCCAGCTGACGTTTTCAGCGGCCAATCAGCGATGTCGGTGCAGCTGGGTTTGGTTGCGGGATTAGTCTAACCAGAGCCAGTCTATTAGACATCTGGGTCTAACCCAAATGATTCGTTCGAACGATGTACACTGAGGACATCTGCTGGTTCAAGCGTGGTGTAATATCAGACTACAATCACTGCTGTACAATATCGTTCACACGGGCTTGGTAACGTTACATTGAGACGCGTTAAGCTATCCGGAACAGAGCTGacgttcaataataataattaattaattggccCATGTCTTCCCTATTAAACTATATCCATGATACATCTGcaagtagaaataataataaaaagagtttTACGTAATGttcataatataatacataataataataataataaatataatacataataaaccgcaagtattcaaataaatcacaattatttattaacattaatgataacaactgtaattgaaaaaaaagtaCTAATATAAAATACTCAAGTGTAAAATGCCACAGAGCAACTTAATTCAACTTGTAAAACAATGTAATATTCGGTACACTGGATCAAAATGCATGGGCAACTGATTTATTGTCAGTGAATACAGATGCATTGCCAGAAGCAACAGTGTTCAAACAAATATAATGCAGCGTTTCTGAGTCCTGAGAACTATAATATGTACTGATGTTTTACACTAGAAATGGATCTGATTTGACATAAGATTTCCTCTCTAGTCCATTAATGTTTATATTACCTTATCTTGGTTAACGtctcaataaaataacaaattaataaataagttatGACAGgcccttcaaaaacaaataatacaaacacACTACAATCAACATGTCAAAACATTGCATTCCGAAGCTGTGCGTGTTTCAGAGACGGCTCGGGTGTTCATATGTGCGAAGAATCCTGAATCTGCTTAGTCTTCTCTGTTTGGGGTGGAATGATTTTGACatcaaaaggaaaaaagaaatcgGTCAGCGCTTTGGCATCTTTTAGGTCCAAAGAGTACTCCTGTGCCAGCTTCTCTGGAGTCCATATTTTAGGCATGCGTTTGTGATTGTTCAGGGCAGTTAAAGCTTCCACAAGCGACAGTTTGCCTTTGGGAACATCAGTGACGTCGAGGAAACCATAGGAGTCTCCCGGCAGACTGTACTTTAGCTCCCTGCGTGGCATCTCCTGCTTGATCTTCTTAACCACCGGAACTGCTTCAGCCTgcagcacacagacacagagtCAGCAGAGGGCACTGCAAAACACCTTCTCTAAACTCTGCGGTTTAAAGATGTCAGCAAACCCAAACATGCAAAATGATTCAtagacagtgttggggaaagtaatgcattacgagATTGCATTAATTGTCAAGtgttatttactttttatgtagtctcagtctcagacgtcatgcccacgcactgttggctaaacgtctggTGCATATGGggcacaaaagtggaaacacttcaggagtgtcgaagtcgtcatcggattggttgaattcaacAAGATTTTGGTGAGAtgtgtgtgtcgcgttctttaaaCGCCGGGAAACAAAGATATCGTCGCGTCAAACCCCCTCACAAAAGTAGAAAGACATCGAATTTTGAATTATGACGactgcttatcaggatcaactaaatgctggatttttttaaatatgtgaaatatttaaattttgcagcatagaatctttaaaatacgtctgAAAGTTgtacacactggtctgttattgtggtgacatttccacacCTCGAAACATGACGATGAACAAAaagaactgtgattggttgtttgacatgtggGTCAAGatttcaagaatcggcttaaaacccatctcttccatctttatttgacactctaactttaacactcactattctaattctattctttaaaaaatcgaactacctttctaatctttttgtattctattttcttttcatttattatgcaattgtatatgtatgtgtgtgtgtatgtgtaaagacctctaactagcttgctctattcttttatttttttttattctatctgttttctttttatttattatattagttaaaatcccatgctacgtgtatgtgttaacctaactgagacttgttatagcacttatatatcattgctctttttgttgtttttgattgcttccactgtcttcatctgtaagtcgctttggataaaagcgtctgctaaatgaataaatgtaaatgtaatttaaatgtaagaagGCTACCATGAACTCCAGACTTTCAGTCTCAAGGTTTGGCTATGCAAGACTACTTTttaatggaaagtaatgcgttatattacttttgcattactttttcttATCTGGGCATggctttcttgtttgtttttaatatataaaaaaagttatatttctgaCAAATGTAAAACCCCTTTCacaaagtgaaatgaataagtCTCAAGTAGACTTGTGTGGGTATTCGGTAAAACGATATATTGCGGTaattaatatgcacaatattgttatcgtgggcacttctaaataccgtgaataaatatacattacaaattattcagaatttggaatgcattttaagaatagtattcccatcagctgcttaaaatgcacaacatcactgtatgctgcttgaaagagcgcatgcgctctgatgtaaacaagcacgcatgagaagcacatggaggaacagtgagatgcgctgaatgaaagcacattcactctctgacagcagatggtgctAATATGCAGCTCTTACCCTGTAAACAcagtaaataaagcagctgttactTACTTTCTGACTCCacatcacagtggagtcagctgtcttaaccgtccctggcttgtgtactgcaaacacaaactcatcactgtgtctgttacgtgactctgttcctctttcaagCTTGAACTGAAGGtaaaaactaaggacattattaactgtctttacatttatattgaaagataaagctcacgattatggaaaggggcgttacatttccgacgagtgcttgcactgttcagccaatcacaatgcccTGGGTCATCTGGCCAATCaaagcagactgtgcttgtcagaaggagggactttgtagaaaacgatgcgcttgagagaggcggggcatagaggacctacaataatgtacattatttgaaaaataatgtgttttttgaacattaaagcatgtcaacatattctgttacaccaaataatgataataaaaaaacatcatatggcccctttaaacATTGTGTTGTGACTTGGCCAGTGAATTTCTCAGtacaaagcatttaaaaaatggccACAGAGGAAACTGAAGCGGGAAAAGTGCACAAAAGTTATCTGAAGCTTGAGAGCACTTTCCATGAACCGCTTCAAAGAGGCTCATATGTATGTGGGTGGTGGCTGCATCAGGTCCTGACTCAGTGCTTGTGTTGTTTAATGCACTTGAGATGTGTGTGTATAACATCAATTACTGTTGtctattttttgttaatgttatgaATTGAAAAGTGTACATTTGCATTTTGCAAAAACAAGTCGGTTGCTGTTACTTCTAAGATGAACACCAGACAAAGCAGcaaaataaattgataatattttcattaaatatttgttgCTGGATGTACGTAAACAAATATACAGCAGTTGTCCGCACTAGTGGCCCCCTTCGTAAGCATGAGCAATTAAGTTTatctttttgatctttcattcaaaatattcacCAAAATCCTTTTCATTAAAGTAACTATAGCATAATCATTAAAGAAACTATGCTGATAACCCAACTAAAGAAATACTGCTTTGCAATTGTTGGTAAAATATGACAATTTATTAAAAGGAAACTTAATATATCTGAATGAATGTGTCCTGTTGATATCACAGTAATAACTGCTTGCTTTAATTGTTCTGAAGATCAAAAGATCCTAAACTACAAACCTGAGAAACAGGATCTTTAGACTCCACATAAACGTCCTTGAGCATTGACAGCAGTGGATCATTCCTCTGGCAAATCTCTTCTGAAATGCTGGTGGCTGCCATAGAAATACATATGTCagatcatgcaaaaaaaaaaaaaaaaaaaaaaaagaagaatataaatcattGGCAAAAGTATGTGGACAGGCTGTTTTATCAGGTCTGGCCTTGACACAGCCAGACCTATGGACACTTCTGGATCTATAAGCAACAGATACCAAGATAATGAGTGCACTGAAATTGTAACTGGCCCTGGTAATAATGTGCACATTTCACTTGTCATAAACATTATACTTCTAAGACAATGGCACCGTaatagaaatttatatttttagttcaaACTCTGCAGAAGAGCCCAGAATATTAAGTTTTACGTTGAGCATTTACCTcctagtgtaaaaaataaaataaaaattacaagttAACGTGCAATTAAAGTGCTATTATTACCCATTCTTACCCTCGGATTTAGTTCTGCTGGTGTAacctaatatataatatttatataatatataaaacttatatacatatatatatatatatatatatatatatatatatatatatatatatatatatatatatctttttgtaaatcaaattaattaactTAGATGTTACCACATGAAGAAAACTTTTAGAATAGCATTACACTTAATGcacattaatgcattaacatgtTAAGAGACCAAATTATGTACAGTTACACCTAGATGATGCAAACTAGGTTTATTTTTACTGAAAGACATGAATTTTGCTTCTAGAATTTATTTTCTACAATTAGCAAGGCTTATGTTAAACTGACGCGTGTGCTGTCCGTTAGCCtacatgttaaataaatgatgtAGACGTACGTATAACAGATGTTTGTGTATTATTGGTGTTGAATGATCCTCCTGCTTTTGCTAAGATAATCAAATCGGAGCAGCGGCAATTATGCCTCCACGTTCATATTCCCTTACAAAACATGGTTACTATGATATTTAAACCATGGTAACCGCAGATTAACCATGGTTTAACaatgtagtaaaactgtggttatacaaaagGTAAATAATATGTCAAAAAggaacatggttactacacttttatactgtagtaaaaccaaGGTTTATTTTCGTAAAGGTTTATTTCTGCAGAGATTTCAGTCTGACTAAAAAGCGATATAGCCTATATAACTTCAATAATTACGTCAAATGCATCAATACAATGACAATTCACCATTAATTCAGTAATGTATTTGGGGAAGATGGACTGTAGTATGCTGCAGCAGGTGCAcaacacattttcacagattacGTCACTGCTGGTGGGCGGAGCCCCACCGAAACGCGGTACGCCACTGGGCATAACAAACTGTCACTGGCACAACTTAACATAAAATGTTAAGTtacacaacaaaatatttttgactcCCTTATAGCGGTTATAATTTCCGTCACCATTGTGATAAATCACATTCACACAGGTTATATTCTAAAAGACATCGGGCATGCTCCTTCACCAATACAAACAGTTAACGTTATATGGAGTACAGTAACCCAGCAAGCTCTAAACCGCTTGACGTTACTCACCAGGAATGTCTTCTTGTGGAAAATTGCTCGATGACGGATGTCGTGGTGCAGCTTTAGGTTTTGCCTTGCTTATTTCCCGGAGAGCGCGATTTTCTACATTAAAGTTTCTGATCATGCGTGTAACTTTCGAGCCCATGTTTGAGATCTCCGCAGCAGAGGACATTCGTCTTCTTCTTTTAACTTTACTAAATGCATTGAGCGCTCATTACTGCCCCCGAGGGGCTGATTCTCCTCCCCGGtcaagttttgtttgtttgtttcgtttCTTAAAGTATAATATTTTGTATCCCTATTTGATAAAACAACATAAGACACCAAATAAAAATATCAGCAAAAAGAAGCAGGTTGATTAATTCTGAATGAACTAGAGCCCACATATCACTCTGGCCTTTATATGCAATTCTTTATATGCAAATTGCTTGATGAAAAATGTAGATGatttttttataaccattttataTAACAGTTTTTATAACCATTTCTTACTATGTCAATGTTTATTAGCATGTGTGTTATTTTTAGGATTACTGATAAACTACTGTcg is a window of Carassius auratus strain Wakin chromosome 45, ASM336829v1, whole genome shotgun sequence DNA encoding:
- the LOC113063511 gene encoding NADH dehydrogenase [ubiquinone] 1 alpha subcomplex assembly factor 4-like, coding for MSSAAEISNMGSKVTRMIRNFNVENRALREISKAKPKAAPRHPSSSNFPQEDIPATSISEEICQRNDPLLSMLKDVYVESKDPVSQAEAVPVVKKIKQEMPRRELKYSLPGDSYGFLDVTDVPKGKLSLVEALTALNNHKRMPKIWTPEKLAQEYSLDLKDAKALTDFFFPFDVKIIPPQTEKTKQIQDSSHI